From a region of the Campylobacter showae genome:
- a CDS encoding flagellin B has protein sequence MSFRINTNINALNTHANAVGNNRNLSLSLGKLSSGLRIQTAADDASGLAIADSLRSQASALGQAINNGNDAIGIIQVADKAMDEQLKILDTIKVKATQSAQDGQTTDSRQALQADIVRLMEELDNIGNTTSFNGQQLLNGTFSNKEFQIGAYSNQTVKASIGATTSDKIGLTRFESSKLLTKMDVVSLTFLNVDGVNNVKVAAATVSTGLGKGIGALAENINKVSDKTGIRATYDVTRIMSKAVEKASIQSFAINGVKIGDLDVQANDANGALVNAINRVKDQTGVEASINTEGKMVLTSRDGRAMSFAGKDIDKVIGAKDKSGFIGRLNLVRLDGRDIKMKGGGGTKLSVAFSSDGGAQQSVAMRDIRGQIDKKLATAMGFQRMKADISSNQSAGVMTLRGAMAVMDIAESAQKTLDQIRSDLGSVQNQLVATVNNITVTQVNVKSAESQIRDVDFAAESANFSKFNILAQSGSYAMSQANSVQQNVLRLLQ, from the coding sequence ATGAGTTTTCGTATTAACACGAACATCAACGCTCTAAACACACACGCAAACGCAGTCGGTAACAACCGCAACCTTTCTCTTTCTTTGGGTAAACTTAGCTCAGGTTTGAGAATCCAAACTGCAGCAGATGACGCTTCTGGTCTTGCTATCGCCGATAGCCTTCGCTCTCAAGCTAGCGCGCTTGGTCAAGCTATCAACAACGGTAACGACGCTATCGGTATCATCCAAGTAGCGGATAAGGCTATGGACGAGCAGCTAAAAATCCTAGACACAATCAAGGTAAAAGCTACTCAATCAGCTCAAGACGGTCAAACAACAGATTCTCGTCAAGCGCTACAAGCCGACATCGTTCGCCTAATGGAAGAGCTAGACAACATTGGAAATACAACGTCTTTCAATGGTCAGCAGCTACTAAACGGAACATTCTCTAACAAAGAATTCCAAATCGGCGCTTACTCAAACCAAACCGTTAAGGCTTCTATCGGTGCTACTACGTCAGATAAGATCGGCCTAACGAGATTTGAGAGCTCTAAGCTACTAACTAAAATGGACGTAGTATCTCTTACCTTCCTAAACGTTGACGGAGTAAACAACGTAAAAGTCGCTGCTGCTACCGTTTCAACAGGTCTTGGAAAAGGAATAGGCGCTTTAGCTGAAAACATCAATAAAGTATCTGATAAAACAGGTATCAGAGCTACTTACGATGTAACTCGCATCATGAGCAAGGCCGTAGAAAAAGCCTCTATCCAAAGCTTTGCTATCAACGGCGTAAAGATCGGTGATTTGGATGTACAAGCAAACGATGCCAATGGTGCCCTAGTAAACGCTATCAACAGAGTAAAAGACCAAACCGGCGTTGAAGCTTCTATAAATACAGAAGGCAAGATGGTTCTTACTAGCCGCGACGGTCGCGCTATGAGCTTTGCAGGCAAAGATATCGATAAAGTTATCGGCGCAAAAGACAAATCAGGCTTTATAGGTAGACTAAACCTAGTAAGACTAGACGGTAGAGATATCAAAATGAAAGGCGGCGGAGGCACTAAGCTCTCAGTAGCGTTCTCATCTGACGGTGGCGCACAGCAATCTGTAGCTATGAGAGATATTCGCGGACAGATAGATAAAAAACTAGCAACTGCTATGGGCTTCCAAAGAATGAAAGCCGATATAAGCTCTAACCAATCAGCAGGTGTTATGACTCTACGCGGCGCAATGGCTGTTATGGATATCGCTGAGTCTGCTCAAAAAACTCTTGATCAGATCCGCTCAGACCTAGGTTCTGTTCAAAATCAGCTTGTTGCAACTGTAAACAACATCACAGTTACTCAAGTAAACGTAAAATCAGCTGAATCTCAAATCAGAGACGTTGATTTCGCTGCTGAGTCAGCAAATTTCTCTAAGTTTAACATCCTTGCTCAGTCAGGAAGTTATGCTATGAGCCAAGCTAACTCTGTTCAGCAAAACGTTTTAAGACTACTTCAGTAG